The DNA region TCCCCTGGGGCAGGCTCGCCTTCGCCAACACCGGATCGCCCTACACGCCGCTGGCCGCGCTCGGCGGGGCGCCGCTGGTCACGTTCGCCGCCGCGCTCACCGGCACGGCGCTCGCCGCGGCGGCCCTCGCGCTCTGGCACCTGCGCGCCACGCGCGGCACCGCCGCCCCCGATGCGGAATCCGGCCGGCGCGCTCTCATGCCCCGTGCGCTGGTCCCCGTGGCCGCTGCGCTGGCTCTCGCTACGGGCGCCACGGTCGCCGGATACGCCGTGCCCGTACCCACCGAGGCGGACGACTCGGCCGACATCGCCGTCGTCCAGGGCAACGTCGAGCAGCCCGGCATGAACTTCCTCGGCCGCCCCATGAAGATCCTCAACAACCACGTCGAGGCCACCCTCGACCTCGCCCACAGGATCAAGGCAGGGAAGGCCGACAAGCCGGACCTGGTGATCTGGCCCGAGAACTCCTCCGACCTCGACCCCTACCGCTGGCCCGAGGCACGCGAACGCATCGACCAGGCGGCCAAGGCCGTGGGCGTCCCCATCCTCGTCGGAGCCCTCGTCGACCACCCCGGCACCAAGGGCTACGTCGAGAACCAGGGCATCGTGTGGGACCCGCGTAAGGGCCCCGGCAAGTCGTACACGAAGCAGCACCCGGTGCCCTTCGGCGAATACGTGCCGTTCCGCGACGAGTTGAGCACCGTCATCACCCGGCTCCAGCAGATCCCCCGCGACTTCTGGCCCGGTGACCACTCCGGCGTCCTCCAGACCGGCCCGGCCCGCCTCGGCGACGTCATCTGCTTCGAGGTCGCCTACGACGAGATTCCCCGCGACACCGTCAACGCCGGTGCACGTGCCCTGGTCGTACAGACCAACAACGCCACCTACGGCCGGACCGGCCAGCCCGAACAGCAGCTGGTGATGTCCAAGCTGCGCGCCGTCGAGCACGGAAGGGCCGTCGTCACGGCGGCCACCAGCGGCATCAGCTCCGTCGTCGGCCCCGACGGCACCATCAGGCAGCGCACTCAGGAGTTCGAGCGCGACGTGCTCAGCGCGAAGCTGCCGCTGCGAGACGAGATCACGACCGCCGACCGCGTCGGCGCCGTCCCGGAGTGGGTGATCGCTATGGTGGGCGTTCTCGCCTGTGCCGGGGCCTGGTACGCAGGCCGGCGCGGCCGGACCGACCACCGGCACACGCCGCCCACGGCGCAGACGCGGCAGAGCGATGCACGGCGGAAGCAAGAGGGGCAGCAGCGGTGACGGACGGCGGACAGGCGCGGCGGTACGGCCCGCTCGGCACGGTTCTGGTGATCATCCCGACGTACAACGAGGCCGACAACATCGAGTCCGTCAGCGCCCGGGTACGTGAGGCCGTGCCCGACGCCCACATCCTGATCGCCGACGACAACAGCCCCGACGGCACCGGCAAGATCGCGGACGAACTCGCCGCCCAGGACGGGCACATCCACGTGATGCACCGCCCCGGCAAGCAAGGGCTGGGGGCCGCCTACCTCGCCGGTTTCCGCTGGGGCATCGACAACGGGTACGGCGTACTGGTCGAGATGGACGCCGACGGCTCCCACCAGCCCGAGGAGCTGCCGCGGCTGCTGACTGCCCTCAAGGGCTCCGACCTGGTGCTCGGATCACGCTGGGTCCCCGGCGGACGGGTCGTCAACTGGCCGCAGTCGCGGCGTCTTATCTCCCGCGGCGGCAGCATGTACTCGCGTGTCATGCTCGGCCTTCCGCTGCGCGACATCACCGGCGGCTTCCGCGCCTTCCGCAGCGAGACACTCAAGGGGCTGGGCATGGACGCGGTGGCCTCGCAGGGCTACTGCTTCCAGGTCGATCTCGCCAACCGCGCGGTGCGCGCCGGATACCACGTGGTCGAGGTCCCCATCACCTTCGTCGAACGGGTGCGGGGCAACTCGAAGATGAGCCGCGACATCATGGTCGAGGCGCTGTGGCGGGTGACCGCGTGGGGAGTCGAGGGCCGTGTGAAGCGCGCCCTCGACCGCAGGCACACTTGAAGCATGACGAGCCGCGCACCGTATCCGTATGAGCCGCCGCACGACGAGCAGGGCCGCGGCGGCGGGGGAGAGCAGGGCCGGGGCGGCGGTCCGCGCCGCTCGCGGGCCCGTACGTTCCTTCCGCTGGCGGTCGCCGCATGGGCGCTGCTGGAGATCTGGCTGCTGACGCTCATCGGGGAGGCCGCCGGGGGACTGGTGGTGCTGGTGCTGCTGGTCGCGGGTTTCCTGCTCGGCGTCTTCGTCATCAAGCGCGCCGGGCGCCGTGCCTGGCGGCGGCTCGCGGAGAGCGTCCAGCAGGCGCAGACCGCCGCGCAGACGGGACAGGCTCCCGCGGCATCCACGGAGAGTACGGAGCGGTCCGGCGGCAACGCCCTGGCGATGCTCGGCGGCCTGCTGATCATGGTGCCGGGGGTCGTCTCCGACGCGGCCGGGCTGCTGTGCCTCTTCCCGCCGACCGCCGCGCTGATGAGGCAGACCACGCGGCGCTATCTGGAGCGGCGTTCCGGCTTCGCTCCGGGCACCATCGGCGACGCCTATCAGCAGGCGCGCAGGGCGGAGGAGCAGATGCGCATGCACAGGCCGGACGGGAAGGTCGTCGAGGGCGAGGTCGTACGCGACGACGAGCCGCCCTCCCGCTGAGCGCGATACGGCACGAAACCGCGTGCCGGTGTCGGCGGTGGGACAGCACAGCGCGGGCCGGTGACCTGCTTGAGGTCACCGGCCCGCGCTGTCGTGTCTGGGGAGCGGTCGGTGCGCCCGGACCGGCGATTCGATCGCTCGGCCCGAGGCGCTCACCGCCCGCCTACGCGGACTTACGCTTGTTGTTGCCGTCGCGCGGATGCACCGCGAGGTTCATCGTGCCGGACCTGAGAACGGCCAGCCGCTCCGCGAGGACCTCTTCCAGCTCCTCACGGGTGCGCCGCTCCATGAGCATGTCCCAGTGCGTGCGCGCGGGCTTGCCCTTCTTCTCCTCCGGCCCCTCGCCGTCCACCAGAAGTGCCTGGGCGCCGCACACCTTGCACTCCCATTCCGGCGGGATCTCGGCCTCGACAGAGAACGGCATCTCGAATCGATGGCCGCTCTCACATGCGTACTCCACGGCCTGGCGGGGTGCCAGGTC from Streptomyces marispadix includes:
- the lnt gene encoding apolipoprotein N-acyltransferase, yielding MPSGSETTAASAADGPTAGRPKGVEATERAATRETPEAPAENGDGAHDGAPASTSAPSAPSPGSEGGEDLRVEPADRGGKSEHTDGPDGRGARGGRLRRLGDLIRREAPRTAGAAVAGIALALAFPPYGLWPLSLLTVAALSLLTRRRTARQGAWTGFAFGWPFFTMLLKWLHVVGWDAVLGLAFIESLFLAALGAALAVTSRLPLWPLWGACLWVAEEWARDRVPFGGFPWGRLAFANTGSPYTPLAALGGAPLVTFAAALTGTALAAAALALWHLRATRGTAAPDAESGRRALMPRALVPVAAALALATGATVAGYAVPVPTEADDSADIAVVQGNVEQPGMNFLGRPMKILNNHVEATLDLAHRIKAGKADKPDLVIWPENSSDLDPYRWPEARERIDQAAKAVGVPILVGALVDHPGTKGYVENQGIVWDPRKGPGKSYTKQHPVPFGEYVPFRDELSTVITRLQQIPRDFWPGDHSGVLQTGPARLGDVICFEVAYDEIPRDTVNAGARALVVQTNNATYGRTGQPEQQLVMSKLRAVEHGRAVVTAATSGISSVVGPDGTIRQRTQEFERDVLSAKLPLRDEITTADRVGAVPEWVIAMVGVLACAGAWYAGRRGRTDHRHTPPTAQTRQSDARRKQEGQQR
- a CDS encoding polyprenol monophosphomannose synthase, yielding MTDGGQARRYGPLGTVLVIIPTYNEADNIESVSARVREAVPDAHILIADDNSPDGTGKIADELAAQDGHIHVMHRPGKQGLGAAYLAGFRWGIDNGYGVLVEMDADGSHQPEELPRLLTALKGSDLVLGSRWVPGGRVVNWPQSRRLISRGGSMYSRVMLGLPLRDITGGFRAFRSETLKGLGMDAVASQGYCFQVDLANRAVRAGYHVVEVPITFVERVRGNSKMSRDIMVEALWRVTAWGVEGRVKRALDRRHT
- the fxsA gene encoding FxsA family membrane protein, whose translation is MTSRAPYPYEPPHDEQGRGGGGEQGRGGGPRRSRARTFLPLAVAAWALLEIWLLTLIGEAAGGLVVLVLLVAGFLLGVFVIKRAGRRAWRRLAESVQQAQTAAQTGQAPAASTESTERSGGNALAMLGGLLIMVPGVVSDAAGLLCLFPPTAALMRQTTRRYLERRSGFAPGTIGDAYQQARRAEEQMRMHRPDGKVVEGEVVRDDEPPSR
- a CDS encoding RNA polymerase-binding protein RbpA codes for the protein MSERALRGTRLVVTSYETDRGIDLAPRQAVEYACESGHRFEMPFSVEAEIPPEWECKVCGAQALLVDGEGPEEKKGKPARTHWDMLMERRTREELEEVLAERLAVLRSGTMNLAVHPRDGNNKRKSA